Proteins found in one Salinimonas lutimaris genomic segment:
- a CDS encoding TetR/AcrR family transcriptional regulator — protein MAKSTKNEILDAAEALFAEQGFNQTSMREITSRAGVNLASVNYHFGSKKNLIQAVLKRYFDVLMPEIDRALSQLPQATGQAGIACLFDALIPPMISLGEFRHWGTERFVLLLGRGYAETQGHLRRFIMQFYGTTVRKLLDEVHHRLPEVSDEEIFWRLHFAMGSFVFSMASSRALKEIAESDFRQTVGIIEVIQHMVPFIAHGMAGTMPGTIPDTSTEPDTLSGSDTATDSPSGLSGG, from the coding sequence ATGGCGAAGTCGACCAAAAATGAGATTCTGGATGCCGCTGAAGCCTTGTTTGCCGAGCAGGGCTTTAACCAGACCTCGATGCGTGAAATTACCAGTCGGGCTGGTGTCAATCTGGCATCGGTGAATTATCATTTTGGTAGCAAAAAGAACCTGATTCAGGCTGTGCTCAAGCGTTATTTTGATGTACTGATGCCGGAGATCGACAGGGCGCTTAGTCAGCTACCGCAGGCAACGGGCCAGGCAGGGATTGCCTGTTTGTTTGACGCCCTTATTCCACCAATGATATCACTCGGCGAGTTCAGGCACTGGGGGACCGAACGCTTTGTGCTCCTGCTGGGGCGCGGGTATGCTGAAACTCAGGGGCATTTGCGTCGATTCATTATGCAGTTTTACGGCACGACGGTGCGCAAGCTGCTTGATGAAGTCCACCATCGCTTACCTGAGGTGTCAGATGAAGAGATCTTCTGGCGCTTGCATTTTGCCATGGGGAGCTTTGTGTTTTCCATGGCCTCCAGTCGTGCACTGAAGGAAATTGCAGAATCTGATTTTCGTCAGACGGTGGGGATCATTGAGGTTATTCAGCATATGGTGCCGTTTATTGCCCATGGTATGGCCGGAACGATGCCAGGTACTATACCTGATACGTCAACTGAGCCTGATACTTTGTCTGGGTCTGATACGGCGACAGACTCTCCTTCCGGGCTGTCTGGCGGCTAA
- a CDS encoding redoxin domain-containing protein, giving the protein MYTQKIHPGANFPDIKATLSSGEQVLLNTTRDGCDWKVVVVYRGKHCPICTKYLNQLESFKQQFLDEGVDLIAVSGDSKSQLDAHLEELNISFPVAYGLTQQDMQTLGLFISEPRSEQETDHNFAEPALFVINSENKVQIAEIANAPFIRPDIELLLNGLKFIRDPDNNYPIRGQLSY; this is encoded by the coding sequence ATGTACACGCAGAAAATTCACCCTGGCGCTAATTTCCCGGATATTAAGGCTACGCTTAGCAGCGGTGAACAGGTATTGCTGAATACCACCCGCGACGGCTGCGACTGGAAAGTGGTCGTGGTGTATCGCGGTAAACACTGCCCTATTTGCACAAAATACCTAAACCAGCTGGAAAGCTTCAAACAACAGTTTCTGGATGAAGGGGTTGATTTGATAGCGGTCAGTGGTGATAGCAAAAGCCAGTTGGACGCGCATTTAGAAGAGCTGAACATTTCGTTTCCTGTAGCGTATGGACTGACCCAGCAGGATATGCAGACGCTGGGATTGTTCATCTCTGAGCCACGCTCAGAACAAGAGACCGACCATAATTTTGCAGAACCGGCGCTGTTTGTGATTAACAGTGAGAACAAGGTGCAGATTGCCGAGATTGCCAATGCTCCGTTTATTCGCCCGGACATTGAGCTATTGCTTAACGGGCTGAAGTTTATCCGGGATCCGGACAACAATTATCCCATCCGCGGTCAGCTGTCCTACTAA
- a CDS encoding 2-hydroxyacid dehydrogenase, giving the protein MTCHVAVFSTQPYDKASFELALTDTSELTLHFFEAALSIQTCQLAQNMDAVCIFVNDSADAQVIATLASMGIRHIALRCAGFNQVDLEAAQLHGLSVSRVPAYSPESVAEHTLALIMTLNRKTHRAFNRVREGNFALNGLQGFTLKGKVAGIIGTGQIGLATARILLGMGCKVLCYDPTPDSALREEGAQYVSLNSLIQQSHIISLHCPLSPATHHLINHNVIAQMRCQVMLINTSRGGLLDTQAVIAGLKVGKIGYLGIDVYEQEAGLFFHDHSDDIIQDDLFERLASFPNTLITGHQGFFTHEALSEIAATTLDNLQRAAAGKHHADTFMV; this is encoded by the coding sequence ATGACCTGCCATGTTGCCGTGTTCAGTACACAACCCTACGATAAAGCGTCCTTTGAGCTGGCCCTGACAGACACCAGTGAACTGACCCTGCATTTTTTTGAGGCTGCACTGAGCATACAGACCTGCCAGCTGGCGCAGAATATGGATGCGGTGTGTATTTTTGTCAACGATAGCGCTGATGCACAGGTCATCGCCACCCTGGCTAGCATGGGGATCAGGCATATTGCCCTGCGCTGCGCCGGGTTTAACCAGGTAGATCTGGAAGCTGCCCAACTGCATGGCCTTAGCGTTTCCCGGGTGCCGGCCTATTCACCCGAATCAGTCGCAGAACACACGCTGGCATTGATAATGACCCTGAACCGCAAAACTCACCGCGCTTTTAATCGGGTACGTGAAGGCAATTTTGCGCTAAACGGTCTGCAGGGATTTACGCTAAAGGGCAAGGTGGCCGGTATTATCGGCACCGGACAAATTGGGCTGGCAACAGCCAGAATACTGCTGGGTATGGGTTGTAAGGTGTTATGCTATGACCCGACTCCTGACAGCGCACTGCGCGAGGAAGGGGCGCAGTATGTCAGCCTGAACAGCCTGATTCAGCAAAGTCATATTATCAGTCTGCACTGCCCGCTAAGCCCGGCGACTCATCACCTGATTAACCATAATGTGATTGCGCAGATGCGCTGCCAGGTCATGCTGATTAATACATCAAGAGGCGGACTGCTGGATACGCAGGCGGTCATTGCCGGCCTTAAAGTCGGCAAAATCGGCTATCTGGGTATTGATGTATACGAGCAGGAAGCCGGGCTGTTTTTTCACGACCACTCTGATGACATTATTCAGGATGATTTATTTGAACGACTGGCCAGCTTTCCCAATACATTGATCACAGGGCATCAGGGCTTTTTCACCCATGAAGCATTAAGCGAAATAGCCGCTACCACCCTGGATAACCTGCAACGGGCTGCTGCCGGCAAACACCACGCCGACACCTTTATGGTGTAA
- a CDS encoding Nif3-like dinuclear metal center hexameric protein, which yields MSRNELTQVLNNLLKPGEIKDYCPNGLQVEGTDKITRIVTGVTASQRLIDAAIEHQADALLVHHGYFWKGEPEPITGMKQRRIKALLQNDINLYAYHLPIDVHPQLGNNAQLANILGLENAAPLPGLKPDGIVFVAELSTPLSQQALTRRTEQALARSVLVEQAHEREVTRIAWCTGGGQGFIDQLVEHNIDVFISGEVSEKTIHSARELGISYMACGHHATERYGAKAVGEYLAGELGLDVTFIDIDNPA from the coding sequence ATCAGTCGTAACGAACTGACTCAGGTATTGAATAACTTACTTAAACCCGGTGAGATTAAAGACTATTGCCCTAATGGCCTGCAGGTTGAAGGCACCGACAAGATCACGCGGATTGTCACCGGTGTAACCGCCTCGCAGCGCCTGATTGATGCAGCCATTGAACATCAGGCTGACGCGCTGCTGGTACACCACGGTTATTTCTGGAAAGGTGAGCCAGAGCCGATCACCGGCATGAAGCAGCGTCGCATTAAAGCCTTGTTGCAAAACGATATTAACCTGTATGCCTACCACTTACCGATAGATGTTCATCCCCAGCTGGGGAACAATGCGCAGTTGGCGAATATACTGGGGCTGGAAAATGCCGCGCCACTACCGGGTCTCAAACCCGACGGAATTGTTTTTGTGGCTGAGCTTAGCACCCCGCTCAGTCAGCAGGCACTGACCCGCCGCACCGAACAGGCTCTGGCGCGTAGCGTGCTGGTGGAACAGGCCCACGAACGGGAAGTGACCCGCATTGCCTGGTGTACCGGCGGCGGTCAGGGCTTTATCGACCAACTGGTCGAGCATAATATTGATGTGTTTATCAGTGGCGAAGTGTCTGAAAAAACCATCCACAGCGCCCGGGAACTGGGGATCAGTTACATGGCCTGCGGGCATCACGCTACCGAGCGCTACGGGGCAAAAGCGGTCGGTGAATATCTGGCCGGCGAACTGGGCCTGGACGTGACCTTTATTGATATTGATAACCCGGCCTGA
- a CDS encoding methyltransferase — protein sequence MKETDQYFDGIADKFARNIYGTTKGRLRHILLLEAMQPFLTQPQRIIEIGGGTGIMTKALAEQGHQVTLTDASGDVLALAAELLASFSQVEQQHVPLRSLTTIDQYDLVVCHAVLEWLAEPFDAIDYLFEQMAPGSRLSLSFFNRDAALFSNALYGNFDYIAKGLRVKNQVRLNPTNALRPADVLAHLTGQGFTVLSRSGIRCFHDYMKDKPEDDGKFAELLALEREYRSTEPFCWLGKYFHVMVQKPG from the coding sequence ATGAAAGAAACAGATCAGTATTTTGATGGTATTGCTGATAAATTTGCCCGCAATATTTATGGCACAACCAAAGGGCGCCTCAGGCATATTTTGCTGCTTGAGGCCATGCAGCCTTTTTTAACTCAGCCACAGCGCATCATTGAAATTGGCGGTGGTACCGGCATTATGACCAAAGCACTGGCTGAGCAGGGGCATCAGGTCACCCTGACCGATGCTTCAGGCGATGTGCTGGCGCTGGCTGCTGAACTACTGGCGTCGTTTTCTCAGGTGGAGCAACAGCATGTGCCGCTGCGCTCGCTGACCACCATCGACCAGTACGACCTGGTGGTGTGCCATGCAGTACTGGAGTGGCTGGCTGAACCATTTGACGCGATTGATTATCTGTTTGAGCAAATGGCACCGGGCAGCCGGCTGAGCCTGAGCTTTTTCAACCGCGACGCGGCGCTGTTCAGCAATGCCCTGTATGGCAATTTTGACTATATTGCCAAAGGACTGCGGGTGAAAAACCAGGTGCGGCTGAACCCGACCAATGCGCTGCGTCCAGCTGATGTTCTGGCCCACCTGACCGGACAGGGTTTTACCGTGCTAAGCCGTTCCGGGATCCGCTGTTTTCACGATTACATGAAAGATAAACCCGAAGACGATGGCAAATTTGCCGAGCTACTGGCGCTTGAGCGCGAGTATCGCAGCACAGAACCCTTTTGCTGGCTGGGCAAGTATTTTCATGTCATGGTGCAAAAGCCGGGCTGA
- a CDS encoding YciK family oxidoreductase, producing the protein MNDYQAPVGLLADKVILVTGAGAGIGAEAARQYAALGATCILLGRTVAKLETVYDEIVASGAPEPAIIPLDMKGATPAHYTDMARTIEEQFGRLDGVLHNASVLGNLSAFEDIPDDEWLEVMQINVNATAFMTQKLLPVLRQADKPSVIFTTSSVGRKGRAFWGTYSVSKFATEGMMQVLASEYENRAIRFNCINPGGTRTSMRASAFPAEDPMTLKTPADIMPLYLYLMGKDSLDVTGQTFDCQPK; encoded by the coding sequence ATGAATGATTATCAAGCCCCTGTCGGCCTTCTTGCCGATAAAGTAATTCTGGTTACCGGTGCCGGTGCCGGCATTGGCGCAGAAGCCGCCCGACAATATGCTGCACTGGGCGCTACATGCATTTTGCTGGGACGCACGGTAGCCAAACTGGAAACAGTGTACGATGAGATTGTGGCCAGTGGTGCGCCAGAGCCCGCTATTATTCCGCTGGATATGAAAGGTGCTACACCGGCCCACTACACCGATATGGCCCGCACGATTGAAGAGCAATTCGGTCGCTTAGACGGGGTCTTACATAATGCCTCTGTATTAGGCAACTTAAGTGCTTTTGAGGATATTCCTGATGATGAGTGGCTGGAGGTAATGCAGATTAACGTTAACGCGACCGCATTTATGACCCAGAAACTCTTGCCGGTTCTGCGTCAGGCAGACAAACCCTCGGTTATTTTCACCACATCCAGTGTTGGGCGCAAAGGTCGGGCGTTCTGGGGCACGTATTCTGTATCCAAGTTTGCCACCGAAGGAATGATGCAGGTGCTGGCCAGTGAATATGAAAACCGGGCTATTCGGTTTAACTGTATCAATCCGGGGGGCACCCGCACCAGCATGCGCGCCAGTGCGTTTCCGGCTGAAGACCCGATGACCCTGAAAACTCCGGCAGACATCATGCCCTTGTATCTGTACCTGATGGGTAAAGACAGTCTGGATGTGACCGGGCAGACCTTTGATTGTCAGCCCAAATAA
- the sohB gene encoding protease SohB, protein MEFLYEYGLFLAKAVTLVVAIVVVVAAIAGAASKQKPGKGHLEIVSLTEQLKDVTHYARSVLLDKAAMKKLAKQQKKDAKNKTTDDDKGRLFVIDFHGSMDAHEVERLREEVTAILCVADDKDEVLVRLESGGGVVHGYGLAAAQLQRLKEKNLKLTVAVDKVAASGGYMMACVADNLLASRFAYIGSIGVLAQLPNFHKLLKKNDIEFEQHTAGDYKRTLTVFGENTDEGREKFRQEIEEIHVLFKDWVSEQRQHMDIEKVATGEFWPGIKAKELGLVDDIMTSDDFILSVFPEKHIYSVKYAHKKNITEKLGMSAAAVIRQQMMRLWSESRSWFH, encoded by the coding sequence TTGGAGTTTTTATACGAATACGGTTTGTTTTTGGCAAAAGCAGTCACGCTGGTTGTTGCCATTGTTGTGGTGGTCGCGGCGATTGCCGGTGCTGCAAGCAAACAAAAGCCGGGTAAAGGGCATCTTGAAATTGTGTCGCTGACCGAACAGTTAAAAGATGTAACGCATTACGCCCGGTCTGTGTTGCTGGATAAAGCCGCCATGAAAAAGCTGGCTAAACAGCAGAAAAAAGACGCCAAAAACAAAACCACTGACGATGATAAAGGTCGTTTGTTTGTGATTGATTTTCATGGCTCTATGGACGCCCATGAAGTCGAACGCCTGCGCGAAGAAGTGACCGCTATATTATGTGTGGCTGATGACAAGGATGAAGTATTGGTTCGTCTGGAAAGCGGTGGCGGTGTTGTACATGGCTACGGTCTGGCCGCGGCGCAGTTGCAGCGGCTCAAGGAGAAGAATCTCAAGCTGACTGTGGCAGTAGATAAAGTCGCTGCCAGTGGCGGCTATATGATGGCCTGTGTGGCTGACAATCTGCTGGCCTCACGATTTGCCTACATTGGCTCTATCGGGGTACTGGCCCAGCTGCCCAACTTTCATAAACTGCTAAAGAAAAATGACATTGAGTTTGAACAGCACACCGCCGGTGATTACAAGCGGACGTTGACTGTTTTTGGTGAAAACACCGATGAAGGCCGTGAAAAGTTCCGTCAGGAAATCGAAGAGATTCACGTGTTGTTTAAAGACTGGGTCAGCGAGCAGCGCCAGCACATGGATATTGAAAAAGTAGCTACCGGTGAATTCTGGCCGGGCATCAAAGCAAAAGAGCTGGGTCTGGTGGATGACATCATGACGTCTGACGACTTTATTTTGAGTGTATTTCCTGAAAAGCATATTTACAGCGTAAAGTATGCCCACAAGAAAAATATCACTGAAAAACTGGGCATGTCAGCCGCTGCGGTGATTCGTCAACAGATGATGCGCCTGTGGAGCGAGTCCCGGAGCTGGTTTCACTAA
- a CDS encoding acyl-CoA thioesterase: protein MAASSLTLQFLAEPTDINFGGNVHGGMVMKWIDQAAYACAAQWSQRYCVTISANGIRFIKPIKVGQLVQLTASIVHTGNSSMHIYVVVKATDPTHPAPKVTNRCFITFMAVDTDGRPVAVPAFIPEGETDMQLELVAMHAKDFAKQLDCDFTSTLGWH from the coding sequence ATGGCTGCATCTTCGCTAACCCTGCAATTTCTGGCTGAACCCACAGATATTAACTTTGGCGGTAATGTACATGGTGGCATGGTCATGAAATGGATTGATCAGGCGGCCTATGCGTGCGCCGCGCAATGGAGTCAACGCTATTGCGTGACCATTTCAGCCAACGGGATTCGGTTTATCAAACCAATTAAAGTTGGCCAGCTGGTTCAGCTGACCGCCTCTATCGTGCATACCGGCAACTCCAGTATGCATATCTATGTAGTAGTTAAAGCCACCGACCCGACTCATCCTGCGCCGAAAGTAACCAACCGCTGTTTCATCACATTTATGGCGGTGGATACTGACGGCCGGCCCGTGGCGGTGCCGGCGTTTATTCCCGAAGGAGAGACCGACATGCAACTTGAGCTGGTTGCTATGCATGCCAAAGATTTCGCCAAACAGCTGGATTGCGACTTTACCAGCACGCTGGGCTGGCATTGA
- a CDS encoding VolA/Pla-1 family phospholipase, with protein sequence MRKLLISSSVALALGLAGCGGSDDTIDQIQADTPTVTPNSRIVFDPANGDLNTPNDLLMLPGDDGFFDYTLNIPVDDPTDFGDPVNALNVLDGWSTQHPFVVNVNTAPGVSLDESTLADGIFIHEATLGLNQSDPDCAAVSTPSAGCKVGDGLVYGQDYIASLVDSDTISVVPLKPLKSGQGYMLIMTTGVKDTSGKAVQGSTTWDLVRQDINTNPLGSEAQLSLQGLINSFITPLESAGFERDSLTYVSAFTTQSVGESLRALKKVSVATFAARSAAGDPAAGESLPALVVGDADSAMNAMEALDLVSDEVLSASVLGATASLDAGTAASIEAALNAGNFDALQTCAGLLGTVQTDGAAFGPLATFATPLAQGILAQVGPFCAAKRYEGTITLPYYLGVPAADDPLAPVEDFWTAACDSGIVLAGAPDEVVAGADAGPNNALCQQLGLADLRVGGQMLDTARNITKFNPVPAMTMANELTVQVTVPSVEVAAGLGVTLSQPEAGWPVAILYHGITSKKEDMLAITGALSLAGIASVAIDQPLHGSRGFDLDGDGTDDINATSVTPTHYMNLGSLPTARDNLRQSVADLMGLRLGLNATVDTTSGQDVAFDMSRVSVMGVSLGAITGGNFAALANQTMGDELAALDGLFAVNAASLESPGGGIAQFLIESPSFGPLIKGLLLTESSPEFAALLTQLYGSTEVTREQLVAAVTQFEGALSAEQAAAVQSTLGEFAFAAQTVLDSADPNNYAALLGDNTPVHMMTVVGDGSEENLPDQVIPVSTALPLAGQNPLAGLIGLDQVSSTVQGDPATGQVRFTEGAHASSLSPDASEATTVEMQTEVATYLATQAGTIVINNEDVVAN encoded by the coding sequence ATGAGAAAACTATTAATCAGTTCCAGTGTTGCCTTGGCGTTAGGGCTGGCCGGCTGTGGTGGCTCCGACGACACTATCGATCAGATTCAGGCTGACACACCGACCGTAACGCCAAACTCCCGTATCGTGTTTGATCCGGCTAACGGCGACTTGAATACCCCCAACGACCTGCTGATGTTACCCGGTGATGATGGCTTTTTTGACTATACCCTCAATATACCGGTCGATGATCCTACCGATTTCGGCGACCCGGTCAATGCGCTTAACGTGCTGGATGGCTGGTCTACGCAACATCCTTTTGTGGTGAATGTCAACACCGCGCCTGGTGTCAGCCTGGATGAGTCCACCCTGGCCGATGGCATTTTTATTCATGAAGCCACGTTGGGATTAAACCAGAGCGACCCTGACTGTGCGGCGGTATCCACCCCTTCTGCTGGCTGTAAAGTGGGTGATGGTCTGGTTTATGGTCAGGACTACATTGCCAGTCTGGTCGATAGTGACACCATTTCAGTGGTACCACTGAAACCACTAAAATCCGGTCAGGGCTACATGCTGATCATGACCACCGGCGTAAAAGACACCAGTGGCAAAGCCGTGCAGGGCTCAACGACCTGGGATTTGGTGCGCCAGGATATCAATACCAACCCGTTAGGCTCTGAAGCACAACTGTCTTTACAGGGGCTGATTAACTCATTTATTACGCCACTGGAAAGCGCCGGTTTTGAACGTGACTCCCTGACCTATGTGTCGGCCTTTACCACGCAGTCAGTGGGTGAGTCGCTGCGGGCGCTGAAAAAAGTGTCCGTAGCAACCTTTGCTGCCCGTTCGGCGGCCGGTGACCCGGCGGCGGGAGAGTCTCTACCCGCGCTGGTCGTGGGGGATGCAGACAGCGCGATGAATGCGATGGAAGCACTGGATTTGGTCAGCGATGAAGTGTTGTCAGCCTCGGTACTGGGCGCGACAGCGTCGCTGGATGCCGGCACAGCCGCATCCATAGAGGCAGCACTCAATGCCGGCAACTTTGATGCATTACAAACCTGTGCCGGATTGCTTGGCACGGTACAGACAGACGGCGCGGCATTCGGGCCTCTGGCCACATTTGCTACACCCCTGGCACAGGGTATTCTTGCGCAGGTAGGCCCGTTTTGTGCGGCCAAACGGTATGAAGGTACCATTACTCTGCCATATTACCTGGGCGTACCGGCTGCTGATGATCCGCTGGCACCGGTAGAAGACTTCTGGACCGCAGCATGTGACAGCGGTATTGTGCTGGCCGGGGCTCCGGATGAAGTCGTCGCCGGCGCTGATGCAGGCCCGAACAATGCGTTGTGTCAGCAGCTTGGTCTGGCCGATCTGCGTGTTGGGGGGCAAATGCTGGACACGGCCCGCAATATCACCAAATTCAACCCGGTACCGGCGATGACGATGGCCAATGAGCTGACCGTTCAGGTGACCGTACCGAGTGTGGAAGTAGCCGCGGGCCTTGGGGTTACGCTAAGTCAGCCTGAGGCTGGCTGGCCGGTAGCGATTCTGTATCATGGCATTACCAGCAAAAAAGAAGATATGCTAGCCATTACCGGTGCATTGTCGCTGGCCGGCATTGCGTCAGTGGCCATTGATCAGCCATTGCACGGCTCGCGGGGCTTCGACCTGGATGGCGATGGTACCGATGACATCAATGCTACCTCCGTCACGCCAACCCATTATATGAACCTGGGCAGCCTGCCTACCGCCCGTGATAACCTGCGCCAGAGTGTGGCTGATTTGATGGGGCTGCGTCTTGGCCTGAACGCCACCGTGGATACTACGTCGGGACAGGATGTGGCATTTGATATGAGTCGTGTATCGGTTATGGGGGTTTCACTAGGCGCGATTACCGGTGGAAACTTCGCGGCCCTGGCGAATCAGACCATGGGTGATGAACTGGCGGCACTGGATGGTTTATTTGCCGTCAATGCGGCATCTTTGGAGTCTCCGGGTGGCGGTATTGCCCAGTTTTTGATTGAGTCGCCGTCATTCGGCCCGCTTATCAAAGGCTTGTTGCTGACCGAGTCTTCTCCAGAGTTTGCGGCGTTGCTGACCCAGCTTTATGGCTCAACAGAGGTTACCCGTGAACAACTGGTGGCGGCAGTGACCCAATTTGAAGGTGCACTGAGTGCCGAGCAGGCCGCGGCAGTGCAATCGACGCTGGGCGAGTTTGCGTTTGCGGCTCAAACCGTGCTGGATAGTGCTGATCCGAATAACTATGCCGCGTTACTGGGTGACAACACGCCGGTGCATATGATGACCGTGGTGGGCGATGGCAGTGAAGAAAATCTGCCAGATCAGGTGATTCCGGTATCCACAGCATTACCGCTGGCGGGTCAGAATCCACTGGCTGGACTGATTGGACTTGACCAGGTATCAAGTACAGTTCAGGGCGACCCGGCCACCGGCCAGGTTCGCTTTACCGAAGGTGCCCATGCATCAAGCCTGAGCCCGGATGCCAGTGAGGCGACTACCGTTGAAATGCAAACCGAGGTCGCTACCTATCTGGCCACACAGGCTGGTACTATCGTGATTAATAACGAGGATGTGGTAGCTAACTGA
- a CDS encoding sensor histidine kinase: MVNTFECGCYLEASKTSVFNEWEALANRTLRASDNTPDLIVRNYLPYFLSSLTDTLKSYDRDGAGSELDKLSKLDFYAEYSSEHGRSRASVSDYTVGQVIEEYALLRQVLRNTLKEQNLLCLTSIEIIDRCIEASCAAASQQFANSLKEVQSKLISVIAHDLRNPISVARSYVEVGELELAPRRKVFGTLKRSLERALSLISELLDTAQLQAGQGMTFRFEQSDLVKELRAAITEAQDVYSNQIVFNCDLTQASLVCDPVSVLRVVENLISNGIKYGSVESPITVNLGYRQNDVQISVHNHGSYIEPKMQNSLFDFFSRSDNQRSQSKEGWGLGLYLVRLVAKAHDGKAWIESDRETGTTFFITLSDEAHPEGTAFSEFM, encoded by the coding sequence GTGGTAAATACGTTTGAATGCGGTTGTTATCTTGAAGCCAGTAAAACGTCAGTTTTTAATGAATGGGAAGCTCTGGCTAATCGCACCTTGCGGGCCTCAGATAATACGCCTGATCTAATTGTCAGAAATTATCTGCCTTACTTTTTGTCGAGCCTAACAGATACGCTTAAAAGTTATGATCGGGATGGCGCTGGAAGTGAACTGGATAAACTTTCAAAGCTCGATTTTTATGCCGAATATAGCAGTGAGCATGGCCGCTCCCGCGCCTCCGTCTCGGATTATACGGTCGGGCAGGTGATTGAAGAATATGCTTTGCTGCGTCAAGTGTTGCGAAATACTCTTAAAGAACAAAATCTACTGTGTCTGACCAGCATTGAGATTATTGATCGTTGTATAGAAGCCAGTTGTGCTGCAGCCAGTCAGCAGTTTGCCAACTCTCTTAAAGAAGTACAGAGTAAACTTATTAGTGTGATTGCCCATGATCTGCGCAATCCTATTTCAGTTGCTCGTAGTTATGTTGAAGTGGGGGAGTTGGAACTGGCTCCGAGGAGGAAAGTGTTTGGTACACTGAAGCGCAGCCTTGAACGCGCATTAAGCTTAATTAGTGAATTATTGGACACCGCACAACTTCAAGCCGGTCAGGGCATGACGTTCCGATTTGAACAGAGTGATCTGGTCAAGGAGTTACGGGCTGCTATTACAGAAGCACAGGATGTCTACAGTAATCAAATTGTGTTTAATTGTGATTTGACTCAGGCCAGTCTTGTGTGTGATCCGGTCTCAGTATTACGGGTAGTGGAAAACCTGATCTCTAATGGCATCAAGTATGGCAGTGTCGAAAGCCCCATCACCGTCAACCTGGGCTACCGGCAAAACGACGTTCAAATCAGTGTGCATAATCATGGTTCGTATATCGAGCCAAAGATGCAAAACTCCTTATTTGATTTTTTCTCCCGCAGCGATAATCAACGGTCGCAAAGCAAAGAAGGCTGGGGGCTGGGGTTATATCTGGTGCGTCTGGTGGCCAAAGCCCATGATGGTAAAGCCTGGATTGAAAGTGACCGCGAAACCGGCACCACTTTTTTTATCACGCTATCAGATGAAGCACACCCTGAGGGAACCGCGTTTTCCGAGTTTATGTAG